A single window of Malus sylvestris chromosome 5, drMalSylv7.2, whole genome shotgun sequence DNA harbors:
- the LOC126624355 gene encoding calcium-binding protein KRP1-like encodes MASRSSNGVVFEDFFPTMVQRLGAEGFMKELCNGFRLLMDEKKGVITFESLKRNSALLGLHGMSDEELRCMLREGDLDGDGCLSEMEFSTLMVRLSPDLMQTSRELMEEALL; translated from the coding sequence ATGGCGTCACGAAGTAGCAATGGAGTTGTGTTTGAAGATTTCTTCCCGACCATGGTGCAGAGATTGGGAGCAGAAGGGTTCATGAAGGAGCTGTGCAACGGGTTCCGGTTGCTAATGGATGAAAAGAAAGGCGTGATCACTTTCGAGAGCTTGAAGAGGAACTCGGCATTGCTAGGGTTGCATGGGATGAGTGATGAGGAGTTAAGGTGCATGCTGAGAGAAGGTGACTTGGATGGAGATGGGTGTTTGAGTGAGATGGAGTTTTCTACTCTCATGGTTAGGTTAAGTCCTGATTTGATGCAGACTTCTAGAGAACTAATGGAGGAAGCTCTGTTGTAA
- the LOC126624352 gene encoding B-box domain protein 31-like: MKKCDLCDSAAKVYCDSDQASLCWDCDVKVHGANFLVAKHSRTLLCHVCQSPTPWIGSGLKLCPTVSVCESCVNNNEGNHHEDEDEDDDDEEGQDGAEEDEENQVVPWSCKPPPPVSSTSSSSREERLSESVNISRSTARREPR; this comes from the coding sequence ATGAAGAAGTGCGATCTGTGTGACTCTGCAGCAAAAGTGTACTGCGATTCCGATCAAGCAAGCCTCTGCTGGGACTGCGACGTCAAGGTTCACGGTGCAAACTTTCTGGTAGCCAAGCATTCAAGAACTCTGCTCTGCCATGTCTGCCAATCTCCGACCCCCTGGATCGGCTCCGGTCTCAAGCTCTGCCCTACTGTTTCTGTTTGCGAGAGTTGTGTCAATAATAATGAAGGAAATCATCACGAAGACGAAGACGAAGACGACGACGATGAAGAAGGACAGGACGGTgcggaagaagatgaagaaaaccaAGTTGTTCCATGGTCGTGTAAGCCTCCTCCGCCTGTGTCTTCAACTTCTTCGAGCAGTAGGGAAGAACGATTAAGTGAAAGCGTGAACATTTCCAGATCAACAGCCAGAAGGGAACCCAGGTGA
- the LOC126624321 gene encoding G-type lectin S-receptor-like serine/threonine-protein kinase B120 — translation MGIGSRICIFSFVFVFCCYLPLFCSASSSISQGQSIQDGETLISDGQNFELGFFSPGNSSFRYVGIRYYNISDPPVIWVANKENPISGEFGVLKIGSDGNLVVLDGNGTAVWSTNASTATNTTATNTTATLSDEGSLVLSGSGDAGEVYWQSFDHPADTFLPGMKVEVNDAIGENRFLSSWKSESDPSAGGYSMGVDPRGSPQLVIWEGSERRWRSGHWNKQIFIGMPTMPTSYESGFRLSDENANGSSYFTFKLSSTSEKLRFRIGWDGYEELLRWVEEKNQWEVIESQPNKTNQCEFYNKCGKFGVCSASDDSGSICSCMHGFQPRDSDQWMKGNWSEGCLRKTLLQCQRNSTNGTAASDEKDGFVGIRGAKLPDFADLVNAGPGEGCEGKCLENCSCTAYAFVEGIGCMMWTGDLIDVEQFTLGGNTLQIRVAHSDLGNKKKLSTVVIAVISVAGAVFVVIILLLLWWFKAKLKVLPISSSISWLRGSDTPMLDAGKSEEFSTDTSGSVNVFAQGNQANGSELPLFNFSCVAAATNNFSEENKLGKGGFGTVYKGSLPGLPQIAVKRLSRRSTQGLEEFKNEISLIAKLQHRNLVRLLGCCIEGEEKILVYEYMPNKSLDFFLFHPANRSLLDWRKRFTIIEGIARGLLYLHRDSRLRIIHRDLKASNILLDEDMIPKISDFGMARIFGGNEKEENTARVVGTYGYMSPEYAMEGLFSVKSDVYSFGVLLLEIVSGRRNTSLRSTEHLSLIGYAWHLWNENRATDLIDPSIAETCSQNETEVLRCIHVGLLCVQDHAASRPTMSAVVLMLESEAANLQLPVEPIFTSIKRHMVVDTKFSTEGQDIAPSNDVTITMVEGR, via the exons ATGGGAATCGGTAGCAGAATTTGTATATTCTCATTCGTTTTCGTTTTCTGCTGCTATCTTCCTCTGTTTTGCTCTGCGTCGAGTTCGATTTCGCAGGGCCAGTCTATACAAGATGGAGAAACGCTGATCTCAGATGGGCAAAATTTCGAACTGGGTTTCTTCAGTCCGGGGAATTCATCGTTCCGGTACGTCGGAATTCGGTATTACAACATTTCAGATCCGCCCGTGATCTGGGTTGCAAACAAAGAAAACCCAATTTCTGGTGAATTTGGAGTTTTGAAAATTGGAAGCGATGGAAATCTGGTTGTTTTGGATGGAAATGGCACCGCAGTTTGGTCTACTAACGCTTCAACCGCCACTAACACGACTGCCACTAACACGACCGCCACACTCAGTGACGAAGGAAGTCTTGTTCTTTCCGGCAGCGGCGATGCCGGCGAGGTCTACTGGCAGAGCTTTGATCATCCAGCGGACACTTTTTTGCCGGGGATGAAAGTTGAGGTGAATGATGCGATCGGAGAGAATCGGTTTTTGAGTTCGTGGAAGTCGGAAAGTGACCCTTCGGCCGGAGGTTACTCAATGGGCGTTGATCCTCGAGGATCGCCGCAGCTTGTGATATGGGAAGGATCAGAACGGCGGTGGCGAAGCGGGCATTGGAACAAGCAGATATTCATCGGAATGCCGACTATGCCAACGAGTTATGAATCTGGTTTTAGGCTTAGTGATGAGAATGCGAATGGGAGCTCATATTTTACTTTCAAACTATCAAGTACTTCGGAGAAGTTGAGGTTTCGGATAGGGTGGGACGGGTACGAGGAGCTGCTGAGATGGGTGGAAGAGAAGAACCAGTGGGAAGTGATAGAATCTCAGCCTAACAAGACCAACCAGTGTGAGTTTTACAACAAATGTGGAAAGTTTGGGGTGTGTAGTGCATCCGATGATTCGGGTTCGATTTGCAGTTGTATGCATGGATTTCAACCTAGGGActcggatcaatggatgaaggGAAATTGGTCGGAGGGGTGTTTGAGGAAAACCTTATTGCAGTGTCAGAGAAATAGTACTAATGGAACGGCGGCAAGTGATGAAAAAGATGGATTTGTAGGGATAAGAGGTGCCAAGTTGCCAGATTTCGCAGACTTGGTTAACGCAGGTCCAGGGGAGGGTTGTGAGGGGAAATGTCTTGAGAATTGTTCTTGTACTGCATATGCATTTGTTGAAGGGATTGGTTGTATGATGTGGACCGGGGACTTGATTGACGTCGAACAATTTACATTGGGAGGAAACACGTTGCAAATTCGTGTTGCGCATTCGGATTTAG GTAACAAGAAAAAATTATCCACCGTTGTGATAGCAGTAATTTCAGTAGCGGGAGCAGTGTTCGTAGTCATCATCCTATTGCTTTTGTGGTGGTTCAAAGCAAAACTGAAAG TGCTGCCCATAAGTTCTTCAATTTCATGGTTAAGGGGCAGTGATACACCAATGCTCGATGCTGGAAAGAGTGAAGAATTCTCAACAGATACTTCAGGATCAGTTAACGTTTTTGCACAAGGGAATCAAGCAAATGGATCCGAATTACCGCTGTTCAATTTCAGTTGTGTAGCAGCTGCTACGAACAACTTTTCTGAAGAAAACAAGCTTGGGAAGGGGGGATTTGGTACTGTCTACAAGGGTAGCCTTCCAGGGCTACCACAAATAGCCGTAAAAAGACTTTCGAGAAGGTCTACTCAAGGGTTGGAGGAGTTCAAGAACGAGATTAGTCTGATTGCTAAGTTACAACACAGGAATCTCGTGAGGCTATTGGGCTGCTGCATTGAAGGAGAAGAAAAGATACTGGTTTATGAATACATGCCAAACAAAAGCTtggatttctttcttttcc ATCCAGCCAACCGATCACTACTAGATTGGAGAAAACGCTTTACGATTATTGAAGGGATTGCACGAGGGCTCCTTTATCTCCATCGAGATTCAAGACTTAGAATTATTCATCGAGACCTAAAAGCTAGCAACATTTTGCTGGATGAAGATATGATCCCCAAAATTTCAGACTTTGGCATGGCAAGAATATTCGGGGgtaatgaaaaagaagaaaatacagCCCGAGTTGTTGGCACCTA CGGTTATATGTCACCTGAATATGCAATGGAAGGTCTGTTTTCCGTAAAGTCAGATGTTTATAGCTTTGGTGTATTGCTGCTAGAGATTGTGAGTGGCCGAAGGAACACTAGCTTGCGATCAACGGAACACTTGAGCCTTATTGGATAT GCATGGCATCTTTGGAACGAGAATCGAGCAACGGACCTCATTGATCCTTCCATCGCAGAAACATGTTCCCAGAACGAAACTGAAGTATTGAGATGTATACATGTAGGGTTACTGTGTGTGCAAGACCATGCAGCTAGTAGACCAACCATGTCGGCCGTGGTGTTAATGCTGGAAAGTGAAGCTGCAAATCTTCAGTTGCCAGTAGAACCTATATTTACCTCCATTAAGAGACATATGGTTGTGGATACAAAATTTAGTACAGAAGGCCAGGATATAGCACCCTCGAATGATGTAACGATTACAATGGTGGAAGGGAGATGA
- the LOC126624358 gene encoding calcium-binding protein PBP1-like: MAFRNGVIVFEDFFPAMVEKLGAEGFMEELSKGFRLLTDVEKGVITFESLKKNSGLLGLQGMSDEDVMCMLKEGDLDGDGALDEMEFCTLMFRLSPAMMQSSQELLVEALKRSYPVHKAPALRRVWER, translated from the coding sequence ATGGCTTTTCGAAATGGGGTTATTGTGTTTGAAGATTTCTTTCCAGCCATGGTTGAGAAACTGGGAGCAGAAGGGTTTATGGAGGAGCTGTCGAAAGGGTTTCGGTTGTTGACGGATGTAGAGAAGGGAGTGATCACATTTgagagcttgaagaagaactcgggATTGCTTGGATTGCAAGGCATGAGCGATGAGGATGTCATGTGCATGCTCAAGGAAGGTGATTTGGACGGTGATGGCGCTTTGGATGAGATGGAGTTTTGCACCCTCATGTTCAGATTGAGCCCTGCCATGATGCAAAGTTCTCAAGAATTATTGGTGGAAGCtttaaaaaggtcgtacccagtgcacaaggctcccgctttacgcagggtctgggagaggtga